Proteins from a genomic interval of Diaphorobacter sp. HDW4A:
- the hemH gene encoding ferrochelatase has protein sequence MPTPHAATYLTPSSSTQTGTGCAVLLVNLGTPDEPTAPALRRYLAQFLGDPRVVEIPRIAWLPILHGIILRTRPAKSAAKYASIWMKEGSPLAVWTAKQSVLLRGWLGEAGLRATHVSYAMRYGNPSIASQLEALQKQGIDRVLVLPLYPQYSSTTTASVVDDAYAWLGKQRRMPELRFVNSYHDHPAYIRALADSVRAHWSKQGGPADKLVMSFHGIPARNVKLGDPYADECRTTARLLAAELGHPPERCQITFQSRFGKAEWLTPYTEPTLIAMAKEGVASVDVMCPGFTGDCLETLEEINMEAREAFMHAGGKEFRYIPCLNDSNAWITALSTIAQQHLGGWPVR, from the coding sequence ATGCCAACGCCACATGCCGCTACCTACCTCACACCCTCCTCCTCCACGCAAACAGGCACTGGCTGTGCCGTTCTGCTGGTCAATCTGGGCACACCGGACGAGCCTACGGCTCCGGCGCTCAGGCGCTATCTGGCGCAGTTTCTCGGCGACCCACGCGTGGTGGAAATTCCGCGCATCGCGTGGCTGCCCATTCTGCATGGCATCATTCTGCGCACTCGGCCCGCGAAGTCGGCTGCCAAGTACGCATCGATCTGGATGAAGGAAGGCTCACCGCTCGCTGTGTGGACTGCCAAGCAATCCGTGCTGCTGCGCGGCTGGTTGGGTGAGGCTGGTCTGCGTGCAACCCATGTGAGCTATGCGATGCGCTACGGCAATCCGTCCATCGCGTCGCAGTTGGAAGCACTGCAGAAGCAAGGCATTGATCGCGTGCTGGTGCTGCCGCTGTATCCGCAGTATTCGAGCACCACAACGGCCAGCGTGGTCGACGATGCCTACGCCTGGCTTGGCAAACAGCGCCGCATGCCCGAGCTGCGCTTTGTGAATAGCTACCACGACCACCCCGCCTACATCCGGGCGCTGGCCGACAGCGTGCGCGCGCACTGGAGCAAGCAAGGCGGCCCGGCTGACAAACTGGTGATGAGCTTTCACGGCATTCCCGCACGCAATGTGAAACTCGGCGATCCCTACGCCGATGAATGCCGCACGACCGCGCGCTTGCTGGCAGCCGAGCTGGGACACCCGCCCGAGCGCTGCCAGATCACGTTCCAGTCACGCTTCGGCAAGGCCGAATGGCTCACGCCATATACCGAACCCACGCTCATCGCCATGGCCAAAGAAGGTGTGGCGAGCGTCGATGTGATGTGTCCCGGTTTCACTGGCGACTGCCTCGAAACGCTCGAGGAAATCAACATGGAAGCACGCGAGGCCTTCATGCATGCAGGCGGCAAGGAGTTTCGCTACATTCCCTGCCTGAACGACAGCAACGCATGGATCACCGCGCTGAGCACGATTGCGCAGCAACATCTTGGCGGCTGGCCCGTTCGCTGA
- a CDS encoding sulfurtransferase, with amino-acid sequence MKALLAFAATLTATQLAWSAQPLLTPQELQPLLQQPAVRVIDIRDPKSFELGHIAGAVNAPYGKWRGPATNPGELPDQEKLVKLVQSLGLTPQTHAVVISNGADATDFGAMARVYWTLKSLGLKELSVANGGMKAWEAAGAQTTRDIAKITPSNYAPTFDAQWLATRADVRQHLDLSNAALVDSRPDAFYQGKTRAPAAKLSGTLPGAQQLDFNQWFEPGTSQFVNTEKAQQIAAKIKRESGKDMVAFCNTGHWAATDWFGLSEVAGLPSVKLYAGSMVDWTQSTDAPQMANQPTRAESLAYDAQQWWKRTFK; translated from the coding sequence ATGAAAGCTCTCCTCGCCTTTGCGGCAACGTTGACTGCAACCCAGTTGGCGTGGTCCGCCCAGCCTCTTCTCACGCCGCAGGAATTGCAGCCGTTGCTGCAGCAACCTGCAGTGCGCGTGATCGATATTCGCGACCCCAAAAGCTTCGAGCTCGGCCATATCGCTGGTGCCGTGAATGCGCCCTATGGCAAGTGGCGCGGCCCGGCCACCAACCCGGGCGAGTTGCCCGATCAGGAGAAGCTGGTCAAGCTCGTGCAATCGCTCGGCCTCACACCGCAGACGCATGCGGTGGTGATCTCGAACGGCGCTGACGCCACCGACTTCGGCGCGATGGCGCGCGTGTACTGGACGCTCAAGAGTCTGGGTCTGAAAGAGCTGTCGGTCGCCAACGGCGGCATGAAGGCGTGGGAAGCGGCGGGTGCACAGACCACCCGTGACATCGCCAAGATCACGCCAAGCAACTATGCACCCACCTTCGATGCCCAATGGCTCGCCACACGTGCCGATGTACGCCAGCATCTCGATCTGAGCAACGCGGCGCTGGTCGACTCGCGGCCCGATGCGTTCTACCAAGGCAAGACACGCGCCCCGGCCGCCAAGCTCTCGGGCACCCTGCCGGGCGCGCAGCAACTCGACTTCAACCAATGGTTCGAGCCCGGCACGTCCCAATTTGTGAACACCGAAAAGGCCCAGCAGATCGCCGCGAAGATCAAGCGCGAGAGCGGCAAGGACATGGTCGCCTTCTGCAACACCGGCCACTGGGCTGCGACCGACTGGTTCGGTCTGTCGGAAGTCGCTGGCTTGCCCAGCGTGAAGCTCTACGCCGGCTCCATGGTGGACTGGACCCAGTCCACGGATGCGCCCCAGATGGCCAACCAGCCCACGCGCGCCGAATCGCTGGCCTACGACGCACAGCAATGGTGGAAGCGCACGTTCAAGTGA
- a CDS encoding YeeE/YedE thiosulfate transporter family protein, with translation MSTATTTATHGAATSASPTTSGAKRLPLAIVFLVFFGWLLWTVSVRQAALFAVGLGLGAVLAGKRFGFTTGWRMLIEEKDASGVFGQLLLLALAAAMAMPLLGHFPELTAALGPPSISLLVGAFVFGMCMQIADGCGSGTLYKAGMGFPMNTAILPMFAIGSFLGSLSLGWWLDLGALPPVGLVTTWGWQYALAATLVALAALAIGVALYTRGANARLQRPAKPLLSRRWLIGAVLLAVLATLNLVIAGQPWGVVYGFGLWAAKVANATNAIDLSQNWFWSQPGNAARLHETVLLDVTSITNIGILGGALWVAAAKPASAKPLTGTQWVVALVAGLILGYSSRLAFGCNVGAMFSGISTGSIHGWIWVPLAFAGTIFGLRIRRHFGM, from the coding sequence ATGAGCACAGCCACCACAACGGCCACGCATGGCGCAGCCACCAGCGCATCCCCCACCACCAGTGGTGCCAAGCGCCTGCCGCTGGCCATCGTCTTTCTCGTCTTCTTCGGCTGGCTGCTCTGGACCGTCTCGGTGCGCCAGGCAGCGCTGTTTGCGGTCGGCCTTGGTCTCGGTGCGGTGCTCGCAGGCAAGCGCTTTGGCTTCACCACCGGGTGGCGCATGCTCATCGAAGAGAAGGATGCCAGCGGCGTTTTCGGCCAACTGCTGCTGCTCGCACTCGCGGCCGCCATGGCCATGCCATTGCTGGGGCACTTCCCCGAACTGACCGCCGCGCTTGGCCCTCCCAGCATCAGTCTGCTGGTGGGTGCCTTCGTCTTCGGCATGTGCATGCAGATCGCGGATGGCTGCGGCAGCGGTACGCTTTACAAGGCGGGCATGGGTTTTCCGATGAACACCGCCATCCTCCCGATGTTCGCCATCGGCAGCTTTCTGGGCAGCCTGAGTCTCGGCTGGTGGCTCGATCTCGGCGCGCTGCCGCCCGTCGGCCTCGTGACGACCTGGGGTTGGCAATACGCGCTTGCGGCCACGCTGGTCGCACTTGCCGCGCTCGCCATCGGCGTGGCGCTCTACACGCGCGGCGCCAATGCCAGGTTGCAGCGCCCGGCCAAGCCGCTGCTCTCGCGTCGCTGGCTGATCGGCGCGGTGCTGCTCGCGGTGCTCGCCACCTTGAATCTGGTCATCGCGGGCCAACCTTGGGGCGTGGTCTACGGCTTTGGCCTGTGGGCCGCAAAAGTAGCCAATGCCACCAACGCCATTGATCTCTCGCAGAACTGGTTCTGGAGCCAACCCGGCAACGCCGCGCGCCTGCACGAGACCGTGCTTCTCGATGTCACCAGCATCACCAACATCGGCATCCTCGGAGGCGCACTCTGGGTCGCCGCTGCCAAGCCTGCATCCGCCAAGCCGCTCACCGGCACGCAATGGGTCGTCGCGCTCGTCGCAGGTCTGATCCTTGGCTACAGCTCGCGCCTGGCCTTTGGATGCAATGTGGGTGCCATGTTCTCAGGTATCTCCACCGGCAGCATCCACGGCTGGATCTGGGTGCCACTTGCGTTTGCAGGCACGATTTTCGGTCTGCGCATTCGCAGGCACTTCGGCATGTGA
- a CDS encoding YSC84-related protein: MRNIVSLRTVVMAAAVAVGSMSMVACTTTNTTTAAAPRMDSTTINTRANAALERLYSTAPGSKDVVSKAKGVLIFPSVVGGSFVVGVEHGRGVLREHGKNTAFYSTTGASIGWQIGGQSKAVIYVFNTDEALAKFKASNGWTAGADAQVTVGRVGANSSIDTQTAQEPVVSYVLTNVGLEAGVSLNGSKISRVVE; this comes from the coding sequence ATGCGTAATATTGTTTCTCTGCGTACCGTTGTGATGGCTGCCGCAGTGGCCGTGGGCAGCATGTCGATGGTGGCATGTACCACCACGAACACCACCACCGCTGCCGCACCGCGTATGGACAGCACCACCATCAACACCCGTGCCAACGCAGCCCTCGAGCGCCTGTACTCCACCGCCCCCGGCTCCAAGGATGTGGTGTCCAAAGCCAAGGGCGTGCTGATTTTCCCGTCGGTGGTGGGCGGCAGCTTCGTGGTGGGTGTGGAACATGGTCGCGGCGTGCTGCGTGAGCATGGCAAAAACACCGCGTTCTACAGCACCACCGGCGCATCCATCGGCTGGCAGATCGGCGGTCAATCCAAAGCTGTGATCTATGTGTTCAACACGGATGAAGCGCTCGCCAAGTTCAAGGCAAGCAACGGCTGGACCGCCGGTGCCGACGCCCAGGTGACCGTGGGCCGCGTGGGAGCCAACTCCTCCATCGACACCCAAACTGCCCAAGAACCCGTGGTGAGCTATGTGTTGACCAATGTGGGCCTCGAAGCTGGCGTATCGCTCAACGGCTCGAAGATCTCACGCGTGGTCGAGTAA
- the katG gene encoding catalase/peroxidase HPI has product MTTESKCPFHQAQNSQTAAEGNATTSRDWWPNQLRVDLLNQHSAQSNPLGESFNYADEFSKLDYEGVKRDLRALMTDSQDWWPADFGHYGPQFIRMAWHAAGTYRVQDGRGGAGRGQQRFAPLNSWPDNVNIDKSRRLLWPIKQKYGNKLSWADLMILTGNVALETMGFRTFGFAGGRVDSWEPDQDVYWGAEKEWLATSDKPNSRYSGGRDLENPLAAVQMGLIYVNPEGPDGNGDPISAARDIRDTFARMAMDDEETVALIAGGHTFGKTHGAGPASHIGADPEASGLEAQGLGWASSFGSGSGGDAITSGLEVTWTQTPAQWSNFFFENLFKFEWVKEKSPAGATQWVAKDAGDVIPDAHGGPNKKPTMLTTDISLRVDPAYEKISRRFLENPQAFAEAFARAWFKLTHRDMGPRARYIGPEVPKEELLWQDVIPAARHPLVNGSDVAVLKAKVLTSGLSVQELVGTAWASASTFRGSDKRGGANGARIRLAPQKDWQVNQPEQLAKVLGTLEGIQREFNKSADGDKRISLADLIVLAGNAGVEKAAADAGVQVTVPFHAGRGDASAEQTDVDSFKYLEPKADGFRNHLQGQFAAPAEALLIDKAQLLTLTAPEMTVLIGGLRAININTDGSQHGVLTQTPGKLTNDFFVNLLDMSTQWKATSDGTYEGVDRKTGARKWTGTRVDLVFGSNAILRALAEVYAEADSKEKMVKDFAAAWAKVMDLDRFDLKK; this is encoded by the coding sequence ATGACGACTGAATCCAAGTGCCCCTTCCATCAAGCCCAGAACAGCCAGACCGCTGCTGAAGGCAATGCCACCACCAGTCGCGACTGGTGGCCAAATCAGCTGCGCGTGGATCTGCTGAATCAGCACTCCGCCCAAAGCAACCCTCTCGGCGAATCGTTCAACTATGCTGACGAGTTCAGCAAGCTCGATTACGAAGGCGTCAAGCGCGATCTGCGTGCGTTGATGACCGATTCGCAGGACTGGTGGCCAGCCGACTTCGGTCACTATGGTCCGCAATTCATCCGCATGGCATGGCACGCCGCAGGCACCTACCGCGTGCAGGACGGTCGGGGCGGTGCCGGTCGCGGTCAGCAGCGCTTCGCACCGCTGAACAGTTGGCCCGACAACGTCAACATCGACAAGTCGCGTCGTCTGCTGTGGCCGATCAAGCAGAAGTACGGCAACAAACTCTCGTGGGCCGATCTGATGATCCTCACCGGCAACGTCGCGCTGGAAACCATGGGTTTTCGCACCTTCGGTTTTGCCGGTGGCCGTGTGGACTCCTGGGAACCCGATCAGGACGTGTACTGGGGTGCCGAGAAAGAATGGCTCGCCACCAGCGACAAGCCCAACAGCCGCTACAGCGGTGGCCGCGATCTGGAGAACCCGCTGGCCGCCGTGCAGATGGGCCTGATCTACGTGAACCCCGAAGGTCCGGATGGCAATGGCGATCCGATCTCTGCTGCACGCGACATCCGCGACACCTTTGCCCGCATGGCGATGGACGATGAGGAAACGGTTGCCCTGATCGCTGGCGGCCACACCTTCGGCAAGACGCACGGCGCAGGCCCCGCATCGCATATCGGTGCGGATCCGGAAGCCTCAGGACTGGAAGCACAGGGCCTCGGCTGGGCAAGCAGCTTCGGCTCGGGCTCGGGCGGTGACGCGATCACCTCGGGCCTCGAAGTGACCTGGACGCAGACCCCCGCGCAGTGGAGCAACTTCTTCTTCGAGAACCTGTTCAAGTTCGAATGGGTGAAGGAAAAGAGCCCCGCGGGCGCCACCCAGTGGGTGGCCAAGGATGCCGGCGACGTCATTCCCGATGCGCACGGCGGCCCCAACAAAAAACCCACCATGTTGACGACCGATATCTCGCTTCGCGTGGACCCGGCCTACGAAAAGATCTCGCGCCGCTTCCTCGAGAACCCGCAGGCCTTCGCCGAAGCCTTTGCCCGCGCATGGTTCAAGCTGACCCACCGCGACATGGGCCCGCGTGCCCGCTACATCGGTCCTGAAGTGCCGAAGGAAGAGCTGCTCTGGCAGGATGTGATCCCCGCCGCCCGCCATCCGCTCGTGAACGGCTCCGACGTGGCCGTGCTCAAGGCCAAGGTGCTCACATCGGGCCTCAGCGTGCAAGAACTCGTCGGCACCGCCTGGGCATCCGCATCGACCTTCCGTGGCTCCGACAAGCGCGGCGGCGCCAATGGCGCGCGCATCCGTCTGGCTCCCCAGAAAGACTGGCAGGTCAATCAGCCCGAGCAGCTCGCCAAGGTGCTCGGCACGCTTGAAGGCATCCAGCGCGAATTCAACAAGTCCGCTGATGGCGACAAGCGCATCTCGCTGGCCGATCTGATCGTGCTCGCCGGCAACGCGGGAGTGGAAAAGGCCGCAGCAGACGCTGGCGTGCAGGTCACCGTGCCATTCCACGCGGGTCGTGGTGACGCGAGCGCCGAGCAAACCGATGTGGATTCGTTCAAGTATCTGGAGCCCAAGGCCGACGGTTTCCGCAACCACCTGCAAGGCCAATTTGCGGCCCCTGCTGAGGCGCTGCTGATTGACAAGGCCCAGTTGCTCACGCTGACCGCGCCCGAGATGACCGTGCTGATCGGCGGCCTGCGCGCCATCAACATCAACACTGACGGCAGCCAGCACGGTGTGCTGACCCAGACCCCTGGCAAGCTCACTAACGATTTCTTCGTGAACCTGCTGGACATGAGCACCCAGTGGAAGGCCACATCTGACGGCACCTACGAAGGTGTCGATCGCAAGACTGGTGCAAGAAAGTGGACTGGCACGCGCGTCGATTTGGTCTTTGGCTCCAACGCCATCCTGCGCGCCCTGGCCGAGGTCTACGCCGAAGCGGACTCCAAGGAAAAGATGGTCAAAGACTTCGCGGCCGCATGGGCCAAGGTCATGGACCTTGATCGCTTTGATCTGAAGAAGTGA
- a CDS encoding glutathione S-transferase N-terminal domain-containing protein, which produces MTASRLDAFPITRKWPAQHPERLQLYSLPTPNGVKVSIMLEEMGLPYEAHRVSFDTNDQLTPEFISLNPNNKIPAILDPNGPDDKPMALFESGAILVYLAGKNGKFMPKDDAGKFRTLQWLMFQMGGVGPMFGQVGFFNKFAGKAIEDKRPLERYVGESRRLLAVLDKQYAEHRWVAGDDYTIADIAILPWVRNIIGFYEAGELVGFKDFTHLARALETFLKRPAVQRGLLIPAAPMD; this is translated from the coding sequence ATGACAGCATCCCGACTCGACGCTTTTCCCATCACCCGCAAATGGCCCGCTCAGCATCCCGAGCGGCTTCAACTGTATTCGCTGCCCACGCCCAATGGCGTGAAGGTGTCGATCATGCTGGAGGAAATGGGTCTGCCCTACGAGGCGCATCGCGTGTCCTTCGACACGAACGATCAGCTCACGCCCGAGTTCATCTCGCTCAACCCGAACAACAAGATTCCCGCGATCCTCGACCCGAACGGCCCGGACGACAAGCCGATGGCGCTGTTCGAATCGGGTGCGATTCTGGTCTACCTCGCGGGCAAGAACGGAAAGTTCATGCCGAAGGACGATGCGGGCAAATTCCGCACACTGCAATGGCTGATGTTTCAGATGGGTGGCGTCGGCCCGATGTTCGGCCAAGTGGGCTTCTTCAACAAGTTTGCCGGCAAGGCCATCGAAGACAAGCGTCCGCTCGAGCGCTATGTGGGCGAATCACGACGACTGCTGGCCGTGCTCGACAAACAGTACGCGGAGCACCGATGGGTGGCGGGCGACGACTACACGATTGCCGACATTGCCATCCTGCCGTGGGTGCGCAACATTATTGGGTTTTACGAGGCCGGTGAGTTGGTGGGGTTCAAGGACTTTACTCACCTGGCCCGTGCCCTCGAGACCTTCCTCAAGCGACCAGCCGTACAGCGCGGCCTGTTGATTCCCGCCGCTCCAATGGACTGA